One window from the genome of Haloprofundus halobius encodes:
- a CDS encoding VOC family protein, translating to MDLSVVDIDHVAIRVTDLDRALSFYRDLLGMEVRDRERFEAGEVPYVAVVAGGRHVHLVPTDEDDIDVGGEHICLLLRSNEMETEAEIETLLSELREEGVEVEEGEPYKRYGAYGRDWAAYVRDPDGRRVELKLH from the coding sequence ATGGATCTCTCCGTCGTCGACATCGACCACGTCGCCATCCGCGTTACGGACCTCGACCGCGCGCTCTCGTTTTACCGCGACCTGTTGGGAATGGAAGTTCGCGACCGCGAGCGGTTCGAGGCCGGAGAGGTGCCGTACGTCGCCGTCGTCGCCGGCGGGCGACACGTGCACCTCGTTCCGACCGACGAGGACGACATCGACGTCGGCGGCGAGCACATCTGCCTGCTGCTGCGCTCGAACGAGATGGAGACCGAAGCGGAGATCGAGACGCTGCTCTCGGAACTCCGCGAGGAGGGAGTCGAAGTCGAGGAGGGCGAACCGTACAAGCGCTATGGGGCCTACGGCCGCGACTGGGCGGCCTACGTCCGCGACCCGGACGGGCGACGCGTCGAGTTGAAACTGCACTGA